One window of Camarhynchus parvulus unplaced genomic scaffold, STF_HiC, whole genome shotgun sequence genomic DNA carries:
- the LOC115916720 gene encoding histidine-rich glycoprotein-like — protein MATAPITTATTTVTTATTRRSIPTVSMATTTRRSIPTVSTATTTITTATTTTRSTGTTPSITVTTATTTTTTTTRRSIPTITMATTMRRSTGTTTTVTMATTTPTTPTTTKHPHGLHGDHDGRHGNQHHQETHGDHLSGRHGDRHHSHHGDHDGHHGDHREKHGDHHDGHHGNHHEKHPHGFHGNHDNDDDDDEEKHPHGLHGNHGGLHGNHQHEEKHGEHHDGHHGNHHHEKHPHGFHGNDDDLHGNHHHEKHPHGFHDNLNSLHGNHHQEKHPHGLHGNHAPHDHHGDREKDHGDRPDGFHGNQHHPLGYHGNRAKAADPAQPHGYHGNRSGILHNNHPPGLHGNGKPGNRLEGGNHGNRHPLHGNHYTSGAVSACPSPCAPITCSRVRNLGAGPLCNVGGLWGPNLGTPSGDLAGKFGANLGLLSWAAFRLLVDDQIF, from the exons ATGGCAACGGCTCCCATCACCACGGCAACCACCACAGTCACCACGGCAACCACCAGGAGAAGCATCCCCAcggtttccatggcaaccaccACGAGGAGAAGCATCCCCACGGTCTCCACGGCAACCACCACGATCACCACGGCAACCACCACCACGAGAAGCACGGGGACCACGCCGAGCATCACGGTTACCACGgcaaccaccaccaccaccaccaccaccaggaGAAGCATCCCCACGATCACCATGGCAACCACCATGAGGAGAAGCACAGGGACCACCACGACGGTCACCATGGCAACCACCACCCCCACCACCCCCACCACCACGAAGCATCCGCACGGTCTCCATGGCGACCACGACGGTCGCCATGGCAACCAGCACCACCAGGAGACGCACGGGGACCACCTGAGCGGTCGCCACGGCGACCGCCATCACAGTCACCATGGCGACCACGACGGTCACCATGGAGACCACCGTGAGAAGCACGGGGACCACCACGACGGTCACCATGGCAACCACCACGAGAAGCATCCGCatggtttccatggcaaccacgACAACGACGACGACGATGATGAAGAGAAGCATCCCCACGGTCTCCATGGCAACCACGGCGGTCTCCATGGCAACCACCAGCACGAGGAGAAGCACGGGGAGCACCACGACGGTCACCATGGCAACCACCACCACGAGAAGCATCCCCACGGTTTCCATGGCAACGACGACGATCTCCACGGCAACCACCACCACGAGAAGCATCCCCACGGTTTCCATGACAACCTCAACAGTCTCCATGGCAACCACCACCAGGAGAAGCATCCCCACGGTCTCCATGGCAACCACGCCCCCCACGATCACCACGGCGACCGCGAGAAGGACCACGGCGACCGCCCCGAcggtttccatggcaaccagcATCACCCCCTTGGTTACCACGGCAACCGCGCCAAGGCCGCCGACCCCGCCCAGCCCCACGGTTACCATGGCAACCGCAGCGGCATCCTCCATAACAACCACCCGCCCGGTCTCCATGGCAACGGCAAACCCGGCAACCGGCTGGAGGGCGGTAACCATGGCAACCGGCATCCGCTCCACGGCAACCACTACA ctTCCGGGGCGGTTTCCGCGTGTCCTTCCCCCTGCGCACCAATTACATGTTCGCGAGTTCGGAACTTGGGCGCGGGTCCGCTGTGCAATGTGGGCGGCTTGTGGGGCCCCAACTTGGGCACCCCTTCTGGGGATCTTGCGGgcaaatttggggcaaatttaGGGCTGCTCTCTTGGGCGGCCTTTCGGCTGCTCGTCGATGACCAG